A window of Phragmites australis chromosome 15, lpPhrAust1.1, whole genome shotgun sequence genomic DNA:
GTTAACAGGACCACTAGTGCCTTCCTCGCTGCACATGAAATTCACCTTTGCATGTCCTGCCCGTATACTTCCCCGCAAAATGGCAAGGCTGAACTTATTCTCCGCACACTGAACAACTCAATTCGCACACTTCTCATTCATGCTCATATGCCACCGGCTTATTGGGCAAAAGCACTTGCTACCGCCACCTATTTGCTCAATCGGCGTCCCTCTTCTTCCATTAATCATGCTATTCCCTTTGAGCTCCTGCATCGTAAAACCCCCGACTACACCCACTTACATGTCTTTGGTTGTCTTTGCTACCCTAACCTCATTGCCACCTCTCCTAACAAATTAGCTCCATGATCCACTGCATGTGTTTTCCTTGGTTACCCGAGCTCCCACAAAGGTTATCGTTGCCTAGACCTATCCACTCGTTGTATTATCATCTCGCGCCATGTCATTTTTTATGAGTCCACCTTTCTGTTTGCCTCCTCGCTGGACACCTCCTCTCTAGACTCGTTATTTGATTTTCTCCTCGACGATAGCATTGCGCCGATGCCAACGACGCGTCCAACGCTAGCTCCGTCTCTCACAAACGTTGAGCAATCGCCTCCACCCACGGCAACTCTGTCGCAAGACATTGAGCGACAACAATCTTCACCGACTTCTTTGCCACTTCGTTCAGGCAGGCCGGCCCTCGCGCCCCTGTGGCCGTCTCCCGTGCCAATCCAGCAGCCACGACGAACGAGTGGGCCGCCCACACCTGGGCCGCCTCCTCTGCCGACCCAGCACAACCAGCAGGTCGATCGGCAACGCCTGGACGGCCTGGTCTCTCTCCTCATGCAGCCGTGACGCGCCATGCGGATCCGCCTCCCGTGGTTGTACTTTCTGCTCTCGTGATCGAGGCTCTTGCGGCTTCTGGTCCGACGCCGCATCCTGGCTCGGAGCCGCATCAGATGATCACTCGAGTGCGCAACGGCATCGTCAAGCACTCACCATGATGAACCTCTTCGCCAGTCACACTTCGATCTCACCGATTCCCGGGAACTACCGTAACGCGCTGGCTAATCCCAACTGGCGTGCGGCCATGGCAGACGAATTCCATGCCTTAGTCAACAACGACACGTGGAGCCTTGTTCCTCGACCCCCCGGTGCCAATGTTGTGATAGGCAAGTGGATATACACGCATAAATTCTACTCTGACGACACTCTAGCTCTCCACAAGGCCTGGTGGGTGGCCCGTGGCTACTCGCAGCAGCACGACATCAACTATGACGAGACGTTCAGCCCGGTCGTCAAGCCATCGACCATCCGGGTTATCCTTAGCATCGCCACCTCCAGCACCTAGCCCATTTGTCAGCTTGACGTGAAGAACGCCTTTCTTCATGGCCATATTGAGGAGACCGTCTACTGCCAGCAACCGTCCGGCTTCGTCGATCCTTCTACACCTAACCATGTTTGCTTATTGCAGAAATCTTTGTATGACCTCAAACAGGCACCTCAGGCATGGTACCAACGGTTCGCCATGTACATACGCCGCCTTGGCTTTGTCGCCTCGACTTCTGACATGTCTCTCTTTGTCCTCAAAGATGGAGATCGTGTCGCCTAACTCCTGCTGTACGTCGACAACATTATTCTCACGACCTCCTCGGTGGCTCTACTACGGCGCATCACCGAGCTACTACACTCTGAGTTCGCAATGACGGACCTCGACGACCTTCACTTCTTCCTCGGCATCTCCGTCACGCGGTCTCCCGATGGGTCGTTCCTATCTCAGTGCCAGTACGCGCTGGATCTCCTTCAGCGTGTAGGCATGGCAGAGTGCCACTCTACTGCGACACCAGTGGACACTCATGCCGAGTTGTCTGCAACCGAGGGAGTGTCTGTCGCTGATCCCTCGGAGTACCGGAGTCTCGCTGGTGCTCTTCGGTACCTTACGTTGACTCGTCCGGAATTGGCGTATGCAGTTCAGCAGGTGTGCCTCTTCATGCATGATCCTCGCGAGCGTCATCTTGCACTGGTCAAGCGCATACTCCGCCATGTGAAGGGTACTCTCTCCATCGGCCTCCACATTGGCACTGCTCCAGTTTGCTCTCTTACCGCGTACTCTGACGCAAATTGGGCCGGCTGCCCCTACTCCAGACGCTCTACGTCCGGCTACTGCATATTCCTCGGCGATAATATGGTTTCTTGGTCCTCCAAGCGCCAAACCACGGTTTCTCACTCCAATGCTGAAGCTGAGTATCGTGCTGTTGCCCATGCCGTCATCGAGTGTTGTTGGCTACGTCATCTACTTCAAGACCTCCACGTCTCGATTGTTTATGCGACTGTTGTCTATTGTGATAATGTCAGTGCCATCTACATGTCGTCCAACCCAGTCCAACACCGCCGCACGAAGCATATTGAGATCAACATCCACTTCGTCCCTGAAAAGGTGGCCCTTGACCAGGTTCAGGTGCTCCATGTGCCGTCTTCACACCAGTTAACGAACATCATGACCAAAGGCCTGCCTGTGCAGTTGTTCACTGACTTTCGGTCCAGTCTTTGTGTCCAAGATCCTCCCGATGCAACTACGGACGGGTATTAGAGATATTGTGTAGTTGTATATGCCTAGATTAGCTCCTCCATTTGAGGATTGTTGTACCTTCCTAATCCTAGCCTAACCAGCTATATAAATACAGATGGTCACCCCCTTGATTGGGCATGGTATTGCCTAATCTCTCTTGTTCTCTACAGGTACATAGCATTATAGCAACACACTCAAAATTCACATAGAAAGTAACTGCAGTCTACACATGCAAATGCGTTGCACTTCGATGTATGTAGTTCCCAGCATGTGATGAGGTGGCTGGTGAGAAGCAAACAACACCATATGAAACGTACATTTCGAACCTCAAAACGAGTGACGCACAGCACGGCACTTACATAAGTTCCTAGAGTAGAACATTCTTATTAGCTAGGACCAACAGAACACTGATTGTTAGTAATAAGCAACTCGACAACCTTTGTGACGACAGCATTGCTCCTCTTGAGTTTCGAGTCTTGACCCTGCATTTGGAGCATTTAGTCCTAATTTTAGCTCTGAGACTGTGTGTACTTTCATGTTTTGACTGGTCTGTCCTCAGTTACGAAGAGTAACTCCCGATATTCGATTTATTCCCTAGAAAATTCCATTTCCGTTCTTCTATTTCTCCCTCTTTCCATCATTGATCCATGTtacatgatgatctagaatttCAGGCGCTTCTCTCTGAACCCACTTTACAATCGAACCTTGCAGCCAGATGGGTGCCTGTGCAACCCACATGTTGAGGAAGTGAGGGATCACACATGCTTGAACATATTGTCGCGACATATTTCCGTTCCTAGCTCCCCGAATCAATTTTCCTGTGCTTTGCATCTTTGTGCTTGCCTTCTCAACCTGAATGTATGCAGTATTATGTTTAGACTTCCAAAGCATCTGGTAGACTGTCGCTTCGGCGTTCTGGCGGAAGTGATCAATTGCCTTTCGTAGCATGATCTCTTCCAGCTGTTCCAAGGTAATGACTGTATGCAAGCATCGTTTCTCCTCACCGTCAATCACCGCTATTGCAGAACTTTTATCTGCAGGCAGCAGATCCTCTGAAGAGCCATGGGGCATAAAGAGGAGTCCAGCTATCAGATGTTTAGAACCTTGCGCAGAAATATTGCCTCCTGACAGTGAGACATGGCACTGCAAATTCACTTCAATGACTGGTTCTAGAGAAACATCTGGTAATTTTGATGTGTCTATGTTGCTACTACAACGAAGCTCATGCTGATCAAGATGCTTGCAACATAATGGGTTTGGGCGAAACCATTGAGTGCGAAAGCTGTGAAGATTGTCCCAATGTTCTTTCTGGCGGGAATCAACATGTGGCACCCATGAGAGGTCTTGTGTAGGCAGTTGGATAAGTTTGTTCCTAATAATTTCAACTGTAGACTTGAAAAGAGGGGTAAACAACTGCAAACACTTAATTGCAATTCCAAGTATGTCCGTACTCTCTGAAAGTTGTAGCATGACACTAAAGTAAAAATTATCTTTTGGTGCATTACCACCTTTCTGGATAAAGAATAGGCTAGCCTCTATTCCATGCTCTGCAGTACTGAAGGGTACCAGTAGAAAAAAAGTGCACTCGTTTCCCTGATCAATTTTATGTTGTAGCTTCTTTCCTGCAAAAATATTTCCTGAAAAAAAGCGCAGCACGCTTCAGCTTCCTGCGCCAACGCAGCAAGGATGCATCAGTGATCTGCCACTTTTCAGATGTTTCGAGAGCAGCCTCTAACTTGATGTTCGCCATCTCTAGCCTCTCCAAGTTCCTGTTCGCATTTGATTCCtctttctcctcatatttttgaACCAGACCAGATAGGATTTGGCTAACTGTCTCCTGGACAACTGCAGAACTGACCATCTCCGCCATTAGGATTCAAGCATCTGTAGCATCCCGTCCCTGCTCAGCAAAACCAATATATAACACAGTATGCATAAGAGATTAGATATATGAACTTTGGATCACAAGCAACGATTTAGCTTAGCCTCGACCGAATTGCATGAAAACTGTGGACAGCCATCCTGTGTATATAGAGATATATTGTGGATGTTAAAATTGAACTGTGAAGTAAGATGAGAATTTACGAAGAAGATAACGTGGCCGAAGACTGTGGGGGCAAAAAGAGGCAGACAGGTCACTAACATGGAGGGGTCTGGGGTCCAAGACTGATAGAGAGGGGTGTGGAAGAATTGATCTCCACAAGGGCAAAATGTTGACTCGAGAAGGATTATTTGACCTAATTACGTGTCTGAATATATACAGCATGAATCAAGTGGTGAAAAGTTAAAGAGGTTAAGTAGCGTGAGAAATCATACGGAAGGTGGTGTTGTAACTTTCAAAGACCGGAGAGCAAAATGGCACGATCTTTCATCAATGCAGCACTGTACAAGGAACTCAGAAGTCAGAGAAGTCTCTGCGTTCGCCACATGAAAGATACACACCTTGAAAGTACTAGTGGATGAGAAATATCAACCTGCTGAACTGAATTTGAACGAAGCAATTTTGGATCACAAGCAAAGATTTTGATTCTTACAACCAGCTGTAAGAATCCACCCTGGATTGAATTGAATGGAAGTGGTGAACAGCTATCCTGACTTCCTGAGTATACATAAATCTTGGAGGTTAACTTTGCGAGGCAAGATGACaactaaagaagaaaaaagtgaTGTCCAGCGTACCTCGACTGCAACACGGTTTATGAGACAGGGATCTACATCCAGCGTACCTCGACTGCGCCTGCGCGGGGTAGACTGGTGGGAATGGGCGGCGCCTCGGCCCACATCTCCGGCCAgtcgccctcctcctcttccacgcCGTCGCACCCGGCGGCCCCTGCCTCCCATCCCCCACTCGGCCGTATCCTCCCGCCGCTCCTCCAGTCTCCCTGCCCCAACCCCCGTCTTTCCAGGCGGCGATGCGCCGGGCTGGGCCGGGCCAGGCCGGCCTGGGTCGATTTCACTTTCGAACAAGATGGCCCGCGCCCTTTGCCACTTTGCCAGTTGCCGTCGGTcctttttaaataatattattttattaaaaaaattaaaaaacaatatCTATAGATAATTGCCAAAATAGCACCTTGTCGGCAACCGAAATGCCGACTGGTACCATGCATACCGATTAAACCTTTTGTCGGTATGGGCTCTTACCGACATGACTTGTTGGCATGCATTTGCTGGACTGACAAGCTTGTCTGCCATGCCGATAGATTCCGGTCGGCAAACCACATGCTGaaaattctttgtttttttactttttttaacaACCTTTTTAGACACATTGACTTTTTTAACAACTTGATGTTCTTTTTTTCATTGTTCTCCTACAGGCGTGGTAGTGTTCCCGGAACTTTGATGTTTTTTTCTTCCTGGTTCCCTTTCTTACAAAATGAAGAGCTCTCATTCAAGTACTCGCAACAAAGTTATGTCCAACGGCGCTTGTATTCTTTAGATACTCCTTCCTCGGTAAAGCATTCTAGACTATTTTGAATGCAAGAGGAGTTTTCATACATACCCACAAGACAAAAGGATTTAGTCGAGGAGAAAACAATTTGAAGTGGAATCACCCAACAAGAACAGTTGAATATGACATTTGTGTTCACACAAACAATAGACACGATGACATATATAGTACACTTTCATACTAACTTAGTCATGTACCGCCGCTAAACTTAACctgccttagggaatgtaaacaaGCCAATTACTACCATTATGCTATTGAGTGCAGCGAGagtactttcccttcctcacAACCTCTGGTACTGCTTAACACGCCCGCCGTGCTCTCTCGTGCTTCatctccctctccgcctcacgTGCCTCCTCTTTTCGGCGGGTCACCTCCTCTCTTAGcttttgctcctcctcctgtATGCGTTTGCATTCAGCCTCTCTCCTCTCGTCCGCTTCTAGTTGATGGAATCATCACCATGCCGCTTGGTTAGGATTAGCGTACCATGTATGATTTATCTTTTCACTGGGACAGAGCTCTCCCTCCCCATGCATCTATAAAAGCCTCCCCTCACTTCCTACCGAAGCcagattcaatgatgactagagGTGGGAGAGACAGAAGGTCAAGGGCTTTGGGGAGGGCACTGGTGAGATGGCCGGTTTCCTTTGGTCATAGTGCCTATGACACGCCACTTGATAACTTTCCTTTGCAGGGAAAGAGTGAGTTTCGCCCACCACTTCATCTTAGAATTAATGACCAGCCGAATGAGAAGTGGTCCAAGTGCTCCCATAGATATGATTGCATTATCCAGATGTATGATGGTAGCATCAACAGATGGCATCCATTCTTCCGATATCCtcttgggagggtgagagctcTAACAATTTCAAGATCATATTTTAAAACAAATTAGTAATAAATTTGTACATATTTGCAGGACTCTGACTTCGATGATGACAACTGCCGCTACATGAGATGGGTCGATCTTCCTGTTGAACAGAACATAAAAGATTACCATCACCTCCGAGATCTCTGCTCGAGGACATCCAGGAGTTCGGTACAACCGAGCCACGGGGTTCATGTGGTTGGTGCaggggaagaagaaggtggagcaCACCTTCAAGAAGATCAAGCAGACCGTGTCGTATGCCAGCGGGGTGACGGCATTCGTTGAGAAGGGCAAGCTGAAAAAGATCACTGGTGTCAAGACCAAGGAGTTGATGCTCTGGCTCAACGTCGTTGAGGTCTACGTCGCCGAGGCCTCGCCAGAGAAGGTCACCTTCAAGACGGGCACTGGCCTCTCTGACAGCTTCGATGCTGTTGCCTTTGCTCTCGGAGAGTAACAAGGAGTCACTGAATGAAATGATGCCATGCGCATTACTATATTGCGCTTAATTATCTAGTGGGTATATCTATCTTTGTAGAAATACTTTCTGTAATTGCTTGTTTGGCTCTGCTCATCCGAGTGTTTTGCATCTTGATAGTCAATTCAATTCACATTGATACTGTTATTATTAAAGAAGAAGTAGCCAATAAGCTATCATGTGTAATTAAGATGCTAGTCGCATTTTCTCAAAAGAGAAATAGACAGATAAACAAGTAGATACCAGAGACAGACAGAGCAGAATTTTTCAAGGACACAAATCAAGCCAAACGGCTTTCCTCATGTTACTTTGTTTCATCTTTACAATCATGTCagtttttttctaaagaaaggaacaaaaatACTATATGGTGGTATGTTGCCTTCCATGAGAGTACCAACAAGCAAACATTATTTAACAAATATACACACATGGGCTCACCGGCGTCGAGCTGGTTACCAGCGATGGCGGCGGTGATAATAAACTAGACGGGCTCCGGATAGTTAATCACAAGTCCCAACGTTACGTCTTCATCAAACATAGGATCCAGTGGGAGCTATAGATCATTTTTAGTAGTTGGCCGAGCTAGCGCCTCCCTCCCATGTAGTTTTAACTTATATTCCTACCAGTACACATGCATTTTGTTGGAGGAAATTGATAGAAGGGAATGAGCGTTTAGAGATGGGAACTTTAAATCTCTTGATCGGTTTGTAGATATGGGAATTTCAATGGGATGAACAAGGGAATTTGGGAGGCTAACTCCCTCCATTTTAAATCCATCGGGAGAGGTGGGGGTGGGAATTGCTTTGTTAGTGGAAGATGGATGCATCTCTGCCATTCATTGCTAGTTATGTTACAATTTTCCTCTCCCAAACCTACACACAGAACAGTAGATAAGAATTCTCTCTTGAACAGTTATGCTGTAAGAGTTTCAGTTTGTGTGCACATGTTTTGCTCAAGTGCTGCATAAACTGAATAATTTTTTGACATGTGAATAGCGATATCAGCTGAACAAATGCGTCATGGGGTTACTTTATGTCGGGCAGTTTAAGTAAGAACAATACTTATGCTGGTCAAATTATCCTTCTTCCTGTCGAATTCGACGTGATCTTGTATCAGAAACTATAGTTCTGTTTAATATTTCGTCCCAAGTTATTTTCCAGCTCATGATTAACACAGCCACTTGGAACCGAATATATCTCTTTGTTTCTCTTTCCTGAAAAATGGATCAATAATTCAGTATGGTACACAGGTTCATTTTCTGTCAGAGATTAACCAGGTTGCTCGAGATGTAATTCATCGTTGTTAATTATGGTTCTTCGCGTAAAATTCGTTTTAATCTTAATCATGGACTATGTTTCAGGTTTACGCTTCGGCTTATTGGAGTTACTGTTCAGATCATGCTTGGCACGTCCAATTGGAGACGAAATTATATTGGAcacttgaaaaatattttcagatTACTGGTTTAAGCCTTTTTCAGGCATACTCTAGTAActgaaaaatattgcaattaCTTGAACAGTTGCCCTGCGCTAGGTTCAGCCTTTTCAGGCACGCACTTGGAACTGGAAGCATTCAAGTTTAGTTCAGGTTCAAAATTTTACGAGACCAGGTTGCTCATGTGGTGAATGAACTGAATAATACTTCAAAAATTTCTGGGAGTCAGATATGATCTAAATGCTGTAAAGCTGCCCTGTTATTCATGCATATATTGTGACAAGGAACAGCTTCTGGAAGCGGGAGCATTTTAATTCTTTATCAGGAAATATTAATATTCCTTTTGAGCTAAATCCATTCTGCAGCCAGTTGCTGCTAATTTACAATGGATGATTCAGACAGGGAACCTGTTTTTTAGGGAAAATACAGGGCGTAATGCTTGAAATGGATAGTCTAGTATTGAGGAATTTGCACTTCCAGAGGACACAGCACACGAACAAGTCTGAAACTTTCGACTTGGTTTCAGAGATCGAGCTGCTGTTGCCTGACCAGTGAAACTTAGGGAGCCAGCCCAGTGCATGAGTGTGAAACTTCTGACTCGGTTTCAGAGAAACTGGTTGGTCAGGCAACCAAGTCATCTCTGGCTGGCCGTATAATCAAGGTTTTCAATTTTGTCGGGCTAACTGATCATGCACACTGAGAGTCTGAGACCTTTTTCTGTCACTTGCACTCTGAGACGCTGAACAACAAAACAAGAACTACTTGTGCATCAAGGACTTGGTCAATGACTTCGTGcgtcagaatatgcatgcatggctagAAAGTCAGGCATGGCTACCTGTGCGGCTGTGCTACCGTGGTCATGAGTCCATGACCTTTGCCTTTGAATTCTAGTCACTGTCAGGACCAACTAACGCATGAACATGCCTTCAGACGTCTATATAATTCTGGCCTCGTATCTCATGTCCCATCACAACAAGCCCAGTTCATTTGCACTCAACACGTTCCCAGATTAACACTACTTTGGTAGCAAAGTAGAATCCAATGGCATCCCAAATTGAAAGCCACCGCGTCGGCGCAGAGGTCGTCAACGGAGACGCCATCTGCAGGAAGAAGTCTGTCGAGCTGCTGGAAGTGCTAGGCCTCCCCAAGGGCCTCCTGCCGCTCGAGGATATCGAGGAGTTCGGGTACAACCGCGCGACGGGGTTCATGTGGCTGgtgcagaggaagaagaaggtcgAGCACACCTTCAAGAAGATCAAGCAGACCGTGTCATACGCCAATGAGGTGACGGCGTTCGTCGAGAAGGGTAAGCTGAAGAAGATCGCCGGCGTCAAGACCAAGGAGTTGATGCTGTGGCTTAGTGTTGTCGAGGTCTATATTGCCGAGTCCTCACCGGAGAAGGTCACCTTCAAAACCGGCACTGGCCTCTCCGATAGCTTCGATGCCACTGCATTTGCTCTCGGGGAGTAAGGAGTCACCGAGCAGGATAGAAATAATGCCAGGCGCATAACTATACTATGTTAACGCTAATACAATTATGTATGAATCTTGAGTCTCTCTATCTTCCTTCTGTAAACGCTTTTCCTTCCGTAATTGCTTTTTTTGCCATTGTTCACATGGTTAGTAGATAAACAATTTGTCTTGCGCAATTGCGTGCTAGTCACACTTTCTCATTTGTTTGATCTTGTGGATTTTCTCTTCAGTAGACGAATAGACTTTGATCCTGCAAGGTCACCTACAAATTGTTATGTTGTGGAAAGATAAACAACTGGATTTCTTCTTTAGTGGACAAATAGACTTTCTCATTTGTTTGATTGGTTAGCTATGTATGCCAGGAATCCTAGAATCCTAAGCTGTGAGACGTGTgtattattttattcatgtaaTATATTTTGCCTAAAGTACGACtatgatattattttattataatatatgcGTATCGATTACTAAGATCCGAGGACTGATACACGCGGCAGGTGAGAACTCAGAAAACGGGTCTAACAATTGACATTAGAACACTGTGCCATGTGGATGATTGCtgtagcatcaagaagaactgAGGAGCCCCTGTGTCAGCACATTGGAAACATGAACACTGAGCACCGTGATTGTTCTGGAGCTTTAATCTGTGGCTTAAACTGCAAAAGAAAAGAATCAGTAGCCTGATGCATCTGTTCAAACATGTACTTTTCCAAGCATTGATTAGGAGGTTTGATTCAGGGATTTTTATCTCACCTACACTGAATTATTATTCTCTGTTGATTCAGGATTTGAGCTACATCCAGAGCAGAGCCTTCCCCAACGAGTTTCTGGAACACGCCGAGGTAGCGCAGACACTTGTGAGGACTGTCGTTGCACCACAAAGAACCTGAGTCGCGGCAGATTTGTAATGGTCGATCGATGCGGATTGAAACTTACAACTCCATGAGATACAGTCATACAGGTACCGCAAGGAAATGCCTGAAACTTTTGACTTGGTTTCGGTGAGTGGTGCCGGAGCAgtgctggctggctggctggtcAAGAAGGCCGGCCGGTCATCTCTGGCTGCCCAGTTCTAAGGTTGCCGTTGTGTGGATTCTCTGGCTGCCCAGCCAATACGTACTGTGGTGTGGCATGATCAGAACTTGTTGTGTCATGTGCACATTTCATCAGAAGCTGAACTGAACTTGGTTAGTACGTGTAACACCCGAGTAACTATAAAATCCTATGATAGCACTAAACTAAGAAGCCGAACTataaaatttcagcagcatATATACAAAACAACACAGAagtaacaacataaaaataTGTTAAGAACATAATATTGTTCAAGTTGAATGATACGAGTAAGTCAAATTAAACAACAAAACCATATGTTTAACATCACTATGATCCTATTAAACAAATGACTTTATCATCTAAGTTTTCAGTATAACACAACATTAAAGGATTTGGGGTAATATAAAAGTGAATGAAATGCTGCTAATTCTTTCCCTTCATGCTAGCTTCAAGAAGAacaccggggggggggggggattgcaAGAGTAAGATtgaaaaatctcagcaagtgaactACTTTAACATGTATTTAAATcataattattaaaatattaatttaatattttagcAAGTATACAAGATAATACATGATATGATCATTATTTACATTATTTAGTAGGTTCATTCTATATAAGTGTAAAGGAGTACTTCGTCGTATATAAGCATTAGGTGATTATAGTAAAACAACTACAATATAATATACTAGAAGTAGCACTCATGACATATGATATGGTATGAACCACATAAATGAAAATTCAAACTTCTAAGACTTAAATAAGTATGACGTAAGGATCACCTAGCAAggacatcataaaaaaaaattaatatcataTGGAACAATGT
This region includes:
- the LOC133892291 gene encoding uncharacterized mitochondrial protein AtMg00810-like; translated protein: MTDLDDLHFFLGISVTRSPDGSFLSQCQYALDLLQRVGMAECHSTATPVDTHAELSATEGVSVADPSEYRSLAGALRYLTLTRPELAYAVQQVCLFMHDPRERHLALVKRILRHVKGTLSIGLHIGTAPVCSLTAYSDANWAGCPYSRRSTSGYCIFLGDNMVSWSSKRQTTVSHSNAEAEYRAVAHAVIECCWLRHLLQDLHVSIVYATVVYCDNVSAIYMSSNPVQHRRTKHIEINIHFVPEKVALDQVQVLHVPSSHQLTNIMTKGLPVQLFTDFRSSLCVQDPPDATTDGY
- the LOC133892527 gene encoding uncharacterized protein LOC133892527, which encodes MLQLSESTDILGIAIKCLQLFTPLFKSTVEIIRNKLIQLPTQDLSWVPHVDSRQKEHWDNLHSFRTQWFRPNPLCCKHLDQHELRCSSNIDTSKLPDVSLEPVIEVNLQCHVSLSGGNISAQGSKHLIAGLLFMPHGSSEDLLPADKSSAIAVIDGEEKRCLHTVITLEQLEEIMLRKAIDHFRQNAEATVYQMLWKSKHNTAYIQVEKASTKMQSTGKLIRGARNGNMSRQYVQACVIPHFLNMWVAQAPIWLQGSIVKWVQREAPEILDHHVTWINDGKREK
- the LOC133893318 gene encoding uncharacterized protein LOC133893318; translated protein: MASQIESHRVGAEVVNGDAICRKKSVELLEVLGLPKGLLPLEDIEEFGYNRATGFMWLVQRKKKVEHTFKKIKQTVSYANEVTAFVEKGKLKKIAGVKTKELMLWLSVVEVYIAESSPEKVTFKTGTGLSDSFDATAFALGE